In Candidatus Rokuibacteriota bacterium, the genomic stretch TCCACGTTCTCGGTCGGCGGCGACCCTCAACGTACAAACACGTACGCCTCGGGCCGCCGCCTCCCTCGGGCCTCGTCTGACTCGTCACTCGACCCGGCACCGCGCCTGTCAGTTGCCGAGGTCCTGAAGCAGTCCGGCGGTGGTTCGCACGCCCTGGAAGAGATGGTCCAGCCGCAGGTGCTCGTTGGGGCTGTGCTGGCGGTTGTTGGCGTTCGCGTAGGGGACCAGGATGGTCGGGAGCTGCAGGATGTCGGTGAAGGCCCAGATGGGCACGCTGCCGCCCATGGTCGGCGTAACGACGGCCTGCTGCCCGCCGTGCGCCTGCTCGACGGCCGCCACGACCTCCCTGCAGATCGGCAGGTCGGCGGGCGTCCTGGCCGGGTCGTAGCCCCCCTTGTCTGACACGCGCACCGCCCGCCCGCGCAGATGATCGGGCAGGGGCGCATCCGCCCCCTCGATGACCTCGAAGCCCTGAGCCCGGATGTGATCGATGACGCGCTTGTACACCGTCTCGATCTTCTGGTTCTTGACCATGCGGATGTCGATGGCGACCGTCGTCTTGTGCGGGATGATGGTGTTGGCCTCTGCGCCCACGAATCCGCTCTGCAGGCCCCGTATGGTGAGCGTCGGGTGGAACATGATCTTTTCGAGGTAGTCCTGCGGGAGAGTGACGCCCAGCTCGCGCTCGAGCCCGTGACGATCGAGCGGAAAGCTCGCCATGAGCTCCCGCTCGGCCTGGGTGGACGGGGCAACGCCGTCCTCGAAGCCTTCGATGAGAGGCGTGCCGTCCGGCGCGGCCATACTCGACAAGAGCCCCGCCAGCCGCCAGTTGGGATTGGGCGCGGCGAAGTTGCCCGAGTGGAGGTCGCGCCGCGCGGACTCGAGCGTGAGCTCGAACTTGAGCACCCCCCGCGCGCCGAAGCTGATGGTCGGCCGTCCGCTGCCATGCTTCGGGCCGTCGGTGACGAGCACGACGTCGGCCGCCAGCAGGTCCTTGTGCTTCTCGGTGAGAGGGCCGAAGAAGGGGCTGCCGATCTCCTCCTCGCCGTCGAAGATGAACTTGAGATTCACCGTGGGGGGCAGACCGAGCTCGTCCATCAGGGCCAGGGCTTCCAGGTGGCACCAGATGGGCCCCTTGTCGTCGGAGGCGCCGCGGGCATACACGCGCCAGTCCGTGAGCGCCTCGGTGGGCACACGGTCGAAGGACACGAACGCCGCGTCGTCGGCATCGCCGACCTTGCGGAAGACGGGCTCGAAGGGCGAGGGCTGGAACCACTCCTTGGCGGGAGCGGGCTTGGTGTCGTAGTGGCAGTACACGAGCACGGTGCGTCTGGCTCCGGGTGCGCGCCGCTCGGCGAACACCGCCGGGCCGCCGCCGGTCTCCAGCACCCGCGCCTCGAGCCCGCGTCTGCGCATGAGAGCGGCCAACCATTCGCCGCCCGCCCGCACGCCCTCGGGGTTCTGGCTCACGGTGTTGTGCCTCAGGAATTCGAGGAAGCCTTCCACGATTCCACGACGCTTCGCGATCAACCGCAGGTCGAACGCATCCCAGGTGGTCATGCCCGCTACGATAACCCGGGCGGCCCGCGCATGTCTGCCCTCGTTGACGCACCCGGGAGGCGCGTGCTAGCGTCCGCCGGGGCGTCCCGCCATGCCAGCCGAGATTTTCTTCCTCAAGCTCGTGGTCACCCCGCTGTTGATCGCCGCGGCGACGCTGGTCGCCCGCCGCTGGGGGCCGGGCGTCGGCGGCTGGCTCGCCGGCTTCCCGCTCACGTCCGCGCCCGTCTCGGTCTTCCTTGCCCTGGAGCAGGGGCCCGAGTTCGCGGCGGGCGCGGCGGTGGGTACGTTGTTCGGTCTGACGGCACTGGCAGTCTTCTGTCTCGCCTATGGTTGGGCCGCGCGACGCGTGGGATGGGCTGGGAGCGCGGCGGCCGGCCTGGGCGTGTTCGGCGCCTGCCTGGCCGTGCTCAGCGCGGCCCCGGCGTCGCTTGCCGCCGCCTTCGCTCTCGTCTGCGTCACCCTCGCGCTGGTCGCCGCCCTATTGCCCGCGACAACAACCGGCGTGAGCGGCGTGAAGCCGGCGGCATGGGACCTCCCGTTCCGCATGGCGGTCGCGACGGCGGTCGTGCTGCTGCTGACAGCGGCGGCCCGTCACCTCGGTCCGACGATCAGCGGGCTTCTCTCTCCCGTGCCCGTGTTCCTTCTGGTCATGGCGGTCTTCGCCCAGCGATCCCAGGGCTCCGCGGCATGCGTCCGCGTGCTGCGGGGCGGGGTCATCGGCTCCTTCGCCTTCGCCGTGTTCTTCCTCGTGGTGGGCGTGCTGCTCGGCCGGGTGGGGATCGGCGTCACGTACGCGCTGGCTTCTCTCGGCGCGCTCGCCGTCAACGGCGCGACCCTGGGGGTGGGCAGGCGGCTTTTCCGGTAGCCGGTGGGCCGCATTCGGTGGGCTTCTTTCTTGTCTTTGGCTTCGCCTCGCCCCTATGATGGATCGAGGAGGAGCGCCCATGGGCAT encodes the following:
- a CDS encoding M20/M25/M40 family metallo-hydrolase, translating into MTTWDAFDLRLIAKRRGIVEGFLEFLRHNTVSQNPEGVRAGGEWLAALMRRRGLEARVLETGGGPAVFAERRAPGARRTVLVYCHYDTKPAPAKEWFQPSPFEPVFRKVGDADDAAFVSFDRVPTEALTDWRVYARGASDDKGPIWCHLEALALMDELGLPPTVNLKFIFDGEEEIGSPFFGPLTEKHKDLLAADVVLVTDGPKHGSGRPTISFGARGVLKFELTLESARRDLHSGNFAAPNPNWRLAGLLSSMAAPDGTPLIEGFEDGVAPSTQAERELMASFPLDRHGLERELGVTLPQDYLEKIMFHPTLTIRGLQSGFVGAEANTIIPHKTTVAIDIRMVKNQKIETVYKRVIDHIRAQGFEVIEGADAPLPDHLRGRAVRVSDKGGYDPARTPADLPICREVVAAVEQAHGGQQAVVTPTMGGSVPIWAFTDILQLPTILVPYANANNRQHSPNEHLRLDHLFQGVRTTAGLLQDLGN